From the Sphingobium sp. RAC03 genome, the window CGATCACCATCGGCGCGCCATCGGCAATCGCTTGGCGGACCGTCCTATCCATTTGGCTGGGATCTTCGACCGCATGGGCGGCAACCAGCTGGACGCCTGCCTCTTCCAGCTTCTGCTTGGCTTGCGCATACAAGTCCTGGCCCCTGCGGCTATGCGCGTTGACGATCAGCGCGGCCTCGCGGGGGAGGGGGCGAAGAACAGGGCTGAGGGGCGCTTTCGTTTCCATGGCACAACAACACGGCAAGAGGGGATTTGGGTCCAGTGGAAACCATCTGCTTACACTTCGTTACCCTTTAATGGCCCGCATCGCACATCTCTCCGACATTCACTTTGGCGCGAACGATCCCAGGATCGTCGACGCCGCTACCGCCTGGCTGGAGGAGCACCGACCGGACCTGGTCGTCATCAGCGGCGATTTCACGCAGCGCGCCCGCGTCGATCAGTTCCGGGCGGCGTCGGCCTGGCTCAACCGCCTGCGCAGCGCAGGCCTCAAACTGCTGGTGGTGCCGGGCAATCATGATGTGCCGCTTTATGACGTGGTGCGGCGCTTCATGGCCCCGCTCGACCGCTACAAACGCTATATCAGCCACGATCTCTGCCCCTTTTATGAAGATGCCGAGGTCGCCATTCTGGGCCTCAACACCGCGCGCTCGCTGACGATCAAGGATGGCCGGATCAATCATGACCAAATGGAAATATTGCGCCAACGCCTCGCAGCCGTCGCGCCGGACAAGACGCGGATACTGGTGACCCATCACCCGCTGTTCGCCATGCCGATCGGCCGGGGCGGCGAATTGAGCGAAGCGGTCGGCCAGCATGAGGACGCGATACAGGCGGCGCGCGAGGCAGGTGTGCATCTCGCTCTGGCGGGTCATTTTCATCAGACCTATGCCGAATCGGCGACCAAGATGGTCGAGCAGGCGGGCGGCGCGCTGGTGATTCAGGCCGGCACGGCGACATCGACACGCCTGCGCAACGACGAACCGCAGAGCTTCAACTGGCTGCACGTCCATCGCAACAACGAAGTGGAACTGCAGGTGATCGTCTGGGACGGCACCGGCTTCCAGCGCGCCAGCCATGTCGCCTATCACCAGCATGGCGATCGCTGGACCGGCGAGGCGGTCGATCATCCCGCTATGGTCGGTGCCATCGCCTGACCTTGTCGGCGCTGCTTTTGTCAGAAGGCCTGATCGGCTAGGACGCGGCCTATGAGCGTTCGCAACCGGAATCCACGCTGAGATGGCGATCGTCAGGAGCCTGTGCGG encodes:
- a CDS encoding metallophosphoesterase family protein, with the protein product MARIAHLSDIHFGANDPRIVDAATAWLEEHRPDLVVISGDFTQRARVDQFRAASAWLNRLRSAGLKLLVVPGNHDVPLYDVVRRFMAPLDRYKRYISHDLCPFYEDAEVAILGLNTARSLTIKDGRINHDQMEILRQRLAAVAPDKTRILVTHHPLFAMPIGRGGELSEAVGQHEDAIQAAREAGVHLALAGHFHQTYAESATKMVEQAGGALVIQAGTATSTRLRNDEPQSFNWLHVHRNNEVELQVIVWDGTGFQRASHVAYHQHGDRWTGEAVDHPAMVGAIA